A genomic window from Megalobrama amblycephala isolate DHTTF-2021 linkage group LG2, ASM1881202v1, whole genome shotgun sequence includes:
- the si:ch73-173h19.3 gene encoding EGF-containing fibulin-like extracellular matrix protein 1 produces MLGICLCLSVAVRFAVSQEAEAQEPVTYMCTEGYEFDFDKQSCKDIDECKTVQDACKGGMKCVNHFGGYLCLPHNAQIIVSNGEDEPTTAPPVERDVQPGIAPNYRGDYSRVIQSATHTIQCGVGFMPDSQNYCRDVNECLTANPCQHQCYNLIGSYICQCEVGYELASDSVSCQDIDECEFSNYMCQFQCVNQPGGYSCVCPEGYQLQGTRMCQDINECETAHNCREDEMCWNYYGGFRCYPRNPCREPYVKTGEGRCRCQSPSVCRGIPPVIVYKYMSIFSDRSVPADIFQIQATSVYPNMVNTFTIKSGNEGGEFYLRRSSNVSAMLVMTKPLTGPREHVVDLEMVTQSNALSYRSSSLLRLTIIVGPYPF; encoded by the exons ATGCTCGGGATCTGCTTGTGTTTGAGTGTTGCCGTCCGCTTTGCGGTGTCTCAGGAAGCCGAAGCTCAGGAGCCTGTCACATACATG tGCACTGAAGGTTATGAATTTGACTTTGATAAACAAAGCTGTAAAG ATATAGATGAGTGCAAGACAGTGCAGGACGCCTGCAAAGGGGGCATGAAATGCGTCAACCACTTTGGAGGATACCTCTGCTTACCCCACAACGCTCAGAtaattgtcagtaacggtgagGATGAGCCCACTACTGCCCCACCAGTGGAAAGAGATGTTCAGCCCGGGATAGCTCCCAATTATAGGGGCGATTACTCAAGAGTCATTCAAAGCGCAACACATACAATCCAGTGTGGTGTCGGTTTCATGCCAGACTCTCAGAACTACTGCAGAG ATGTGAATGAATGTCTCACCGCAAACCCCTGCCAACATCAGTGCTACAATCTGATTGGCTCTTACATCTGCCAATGTGAAGTTGGATATGAACTGGCTTCAGACTCTGTCTCCTGTCAAG ATATCGATGAGTGTGAATTCTCAAATTACATGTGCCAGTTCCAGTGTGTGAATCAACCTGGAGGATACAGTTGTGTGTGTCCTGAGGGATACCAGCTCCAAGGGACGCGGATGTGCCAAG ATATAAATGAGTGTGAAACAGCACACAACTGCAGAGAAGATGAAATGTGTTGGAATTACTATGGAGGATTCCGTTGCTATCCCAGAAACCCCTGCCGTGAGCCATATGTGAAAACAGGCGAAGG TCGCTGTCGGTGCCAGTCACCAAGTGTTTGCCGGGGAATACCACCTGTCATTGTCTATAAGTACATGAGCATCTTTTCTGATCGCTCAGTGCCTGCGGATATCTTCCAGATTCAAGCTACCAGTGTCTACCCCAATATGGTAAACACTTTCACGATCAAATCTGGCAATGAGGGAGGAGAATTCTATCTGAGG cGCTCCAGTAATGTAAGTGCCATGTTGGTAATGACTAAACCTTTGACTGGACCTAGAGAACATGTTGTGGATCTGGAGATGGTCACTCAGAGTAATGCCTTGAGCTACCGTTCCAGCTCACTGCTGAGACTCACCATTATAGTGGGTCCATACCCTTTCTAA